One Brassica oleracea var. oleracea cultivar TO1000 chromosome C7, BOL, whole genome shotgun sequence genomic window carries:
- the LOC106301283 gene encoding aspartic proteinase-like protein 1, with product MVVYSSCRIMLLGLIIVVISSWVLDKAQAFGEFGFEFHHRFSDRVVGALPGDGLPSRGSTQYYRVMAHRDRVIRGRRLATQDQSLVSFADGNETVRVDALGFLHYANVTVGTPSDWFLVALDTGSDLFWLPCDCTNCVRELKRPGGSSVKLNIYSPNASSTSAKVPCNSSLCTRGDRCASPNSNCPYQIRYLSNGTSSTGVLVEDVLHLVSNDKNSKAIPARVTLGCGQVQTGVFHDGAAPNGLFGLGLEDISVPSVLAKEGIATNSFSMCFGNDGAGRISFGDRGSVDQRETPLNIRQPHPTYNITVTQISVGGNTGDLEFDAVFDSGTSFTYLTAEAYTLITESFNSLALDKRYQTDSELPFEYCYALSPNKESFQYPAVNLTMKGGGSYPVYHPLVVIPMKDTDVYCLGVMKIEDISIIGQNFMTGYRVVFDREKLVLGWKESDCYTGETSARALPSNRSSSSARPPASSFEPEATNIPSQRPSTSSSTYYSLSLTVSFFYFFSVLAFL from the exons ATGGTTGTGTACTCGAGCTGTAGAATTATGCTTCTGGGTCTGATTATTGTGGTGATTTCGAGCTGGGTTTTGGATAAAGCCCAAGCCTTTGGCGAATTCGGGTTCGAATTTCACCACCGGTTCTCGGATCGGGTCGTTGGGGCTTTGCCCGGAGATGGGTTGCCTAGTCGAGGCTCTACTCAGTATTACAGAGTGATGGCTCATCGAGATAGAGTGATCAGAGGGCGTAGGCTCGCGACCCAAGATCAGTCCCTCGTCAGTTTCGCTGACGGCAATGAAACTGTTCGTGTGGACGCCCTAGGATT TTTGCATTACGCGAATGTGACGGTCGGGACGCCGTCTGATTGGTTTCTGGTTGCTTTAGATACTGGAAGTGACTTGTTTTGGTTGCCCTGTGATTGTACCAATTGTGTTCGTGAACTCAAACGACCTGGTGGCTCG AGCGTGAAGCTCAATATTTATAGCCCTAATGCATCGTCAACAAGTGCTAAAGTTCCTTGTAATAGCTCTTTATGCACAAGAGGTGATCGATGCGCTTCCCCAAATAGTAACTGCCCATACCAGATACGGTATCTTTCAAACGGTACCTCTTCTACTGGAGTATTGGTTGAAGATGTCCTTCACTTAGTTTCAAACGACAAAAACTCCAAAGCTATTCCCGCTCGCGTTACCTTGGG CTGTGGTCAAGTTCAGACCGGTGTGTTCCACGATGGTGCAGCTCCAAACGGTCTTTTCGGGCTTGGCTTAGAAGACATATCGGTTCCGAGCGTATTAGCTAAGGAAGGAATCGCAACAAACTCGTTCTCAATGTGTTTTGGAAACGATGGAGCTGGTAGGATCAGTTTCGGAGATAGAGGTAGCGTAGACCAACGAGAAACACCATTGAACATAAGACAACCACA TCCGACTTATAACATCACCGTCACTCAAATAAGCGTTGGAGGAAACACCGGGGATCTTGAATTTGATGCTGTTTTCGACTCTGGAACCTCGTTTACCTATCTTACTGCTGAAGCTTACACCCTTATTACAGAAAGT TTTAATTCTCTAGCTCTGGACAAACGTTATCAGACTGACTCCGAGTTACCTTTTGAGTACTGTTATGCATTAAG CCCAAACAAAGAAAGCTTCCAGTATCCAGCTGTGAATCTGACAATGAAAGGCGGGGGTTCGTATCCTGTTTATCATCCGTTAGTAGTGATCCCCATGAAG GACACAGATGTCTACTGTTTAGGCGTCATGAAGATCGAAGACATTAGCATAATTGGAC AGAACTTCATGACTGGCTATCGTGTCGTGTTTGACCGTGAGAAACTGGTTCTTGGCTGGAAAGAATCTGATT GTTACACTGGTGAGACATCGGCTAGGGCGCTTCCATCGAACCGTTCTTCTTCATCTGCTAGACCGCCAGCTTCTTCGTTTGAGCCAGAGGCCACTAACATACCATCTCAAAGACCAAGCACCTCGTCTTCCACTTATTACTCTCTCTCGCTCACAGTTTCATTCTTTTACTTCTTCTCAGTTTTGGCCTTCCTTTGA